A stretch of Microbacterium sp. 4R-513 DNA encodes these proteins:
- a CDS encoding DUF2004 domain-containing protein, whose amino-acid sequence MAIEHDFFGLLESGPDGSIFWSENVELGDQSVTVDLTAPDQDDVSEAALDVAAGLVSSLEAIDRSARNAMVSELDDRTSEVTEYILQQQETLGEDIEDMLVDISGDLHIDVIRSLQLMSMTILADEHGGSDPFAVLEYALDPDATDDVLLVNLGSDGDVLSVTSAD is encoded by the coding sequence ATGGCGATCGAGCACGACTTCTTCGGACTCCTCGAGTCCGGGCCGGACGGGTCGATCTTCTGGTCTGAGAACGTCGAACTCGGCGATCAGAGCGTGACCGTCGATCTGACGGCGCCGGACCAGGACGACGTCTCGGAGGCTGCGCTCGACGTCGCCGCGGGACTCGTGTCGTCGCTCGAAGCGATCGATCGCAGCGCCCGGAACGCCATGGTCTCGGAGCTCGATGACCGCACGAGCGAAGTGACGGAGTACATCCTGCAGCAGCAGGAGACGCTCGGCGAAGACATCGAAGACATGCTCGTCGACATCTCGGGCGACCTGCACATCGACGTCATCCGCTCGCTGCAGCTCATGAGCATGACGATCCTGGCCGATGAGCACGGCGGATCGGACCCGTTCGCGGTGCTCGAGTACGCGCTCGACCCCGATGCGACCGACGACGTCCTGCTGGTCAATCTCGGCTCCGACGGGGACGTGCTCTCGGTCACGAGCGCCGACTAG
- the lipB gene encoding lipoyl(octanoyl) transferase LipB, giving the protein MLDILTPGFSPDYVPYLDGWALQRRVHAEIVAGERADTLILLEHEPVYTAGARTARHERPTDGTPVVDVDRGGKITWHGPGQLVGYPIVRLPEPVDVVAHVRRIEGLLIDVLREYDIDGYRVEGRSGVWVRRPLGEDKVAAIGVRVQRGVTMHGFALNCDNTLAGFRGIIPCGITDAGVTTMSEIAGADISPVDVVDSIVRAFEGEYAGAVA; this is encoded by the coding sequence GTGCTCGACATCCTCACTCCCGGGTTCTCCCCCGATTACGTGCCGTACCTCGACGGCTGGGCGCTCCAGCGACGCGTTCACGCAGAGATCGTCGCCGGGGAGCGTGCCGACACGCTCATCCTGCTCGAGCACGAGCCGGTCTACACGGCGGGGGCTCGCACTGCCCGCCACGAGCGCCCCACCGACGGCACTCCGGTCGTCGACGTCGACCGTGGCGGGAAGATCACGTGGCACGGCCCGGGTCAGCTCGTGGGCTATCCGATCGTGCGCCTGCCGGAGCCGGTCGACGTCGTCGCGCATGTGCGGCGGATCGAGGGTCTCCTCATCGACGTGCTCCGCGAGTACGACATCGACGGATACCGCGTCGAGGGCCGCAGCGGAGTATGGGTGCGCCGCCCGCTGGGCGAGGACAAAGTCGCGGCGATCGGCGTCCGCGTGCAGCGCGGCGTCACGATGCACGGCTTCGCGCTCAACTGCGACAACACTCTCGCGGGCTTCCGCGGGATCATCCCGTGCGGAATCACGGATGCCGGGGTCACGACCATGAGCGAGATCGCCGGTGCCGACATCTCCCCCGTCGACGTCGTCGACTCGATCGTCCGCGCGTTCGAGGGCGAGTACGCGGGGGCCGTCGCGTGA
- a CDS encoding GNAT family N-acetyltransferase yields MSTTTITGVEFRPLTIPDSIDSPDAGDFIEMVNVRNRIYTEISGHADHAIAADELLPHYRPDKYEVRHMWVVLRDGVMIGRVGADIPQHEGSKNLFWLIELVREAQGQGIGSAAYQLVEQTARESGRTVLQSWAEHPAGPGPRIEPPTGFGSIPEDHVARFYLHHGYTLEQVERNSALDLRGSFGQIERLLAEAREASKDYRVVQWSPPTPPEFAESYAWMKSRMATDAPAAGLEFDEEAWDAARIARHDSLYTDAGRLLLVTAAQHIETGELCAFNELVIGKDRTEASHQEDTLVLKEHRGHRLGMLVKCAALLSWREIAPESPRMITYNAEENRPMLDINEAIGFVPIAYEGAWKKVLDD; encoded by the coding sequence ATGAGCACCACCACGATCACCGGCGTCGAGTTCCGGCCGCTGACCATCCCCGATTCCATCGACTCGCCGGACGCGGGCGACTTCATCGAGATGGTGAACGTGCGCAATCGCATCTACACCGAGATCTCCGGTCACGCCGATCACGCCATCGCCGCCGACGAGCTTCTCCCCCACTACCGTCCCGACAAGTACGAGGTGCGGCACATGTGGGTGGTCCTCCGGGACGGGGTCATGATCGGCCGCGTCGGCGCCGACATCCCGCAGCACGAGGGATCGAAGAACCTCTTCTGGCTCATCGAGCTCGTGCGCGAGGCGCAGGGCCAGGGCATCGGATCGGCCGCGTACCAACTCGTCGAGCAGACCGCTCGCGAGAGCGGCCGCACCGTCCTGCAGTCCTGGGCCGAGCACCCCGCCGGACCAGGACCGCGCATCGAGCCGCCGACCGGCTTCGGCTCCATCCCCGAGGACCATGTCGCGCGCTTCTACCTGCACCACGGCTACACGCTCGAGCAGGTGGAGCGGAACAGCGCCCTCGATCTGCGCGGGTCGTTCGGCCAGATCGAGCGGCTCCTCGCCGAGGCGCGCGAGGCGTCGAAGGACTACCGCGTCGTCCAGTGGTCGCCGCCGACTCCTCCCGAGTTCGCGGAGAGCTACGCCTGGATGAAGTCGCGGATGGCGACCGACGCTCCGGCGGCGGGGCTCGAGTTCGACGAGGAGGCGTGGGATGCGGCCCGCATCGCACGCCACGACTCGCTTTACACCGACGCCGGACGGCTGCTTCTCGTCACCGCTGCGCAGCACATCGAGACCGGTGAGTTGTGCGCATTCAACGAGCTCGTCATCGGCAAGGACCGCACCGAGGCATCCCATCAGGAGGACACCCTCGTGCTGAAGGAGCACCGCGGTCACCGGCTGGGGATGCTGGTCAAGTGCGCGGCACTGCTCTCCTGGCGTGAGATCGCGCCGGAATCTCCCCGCATGATCACCTACAACGCAGAAGAGAACCGCCCGATGCTGGACATCAACGAGGCGATCGGCTTCGTCCCGATCGCCTACGAGGGCGCATGGAAGAAGGTGCTCGATGACTGA
- the ftsY gene encoding signal recognition particle-docking protein FtsY: MAESSWSLGRALRGMFVKPTIDETTWDDLETALLTADFGPDITERIVDELREKVERYRTTDPRDLQRMLKETLEEHFAKFDTTLRLTERPAVVLVVGVNGVGKTTTIGKFAKFLQRYGRSVVVGAADTFRAAAVDQLATWAERGGATIVRPQQQGQDPASVAFQTIDYAKRTGTEIVLVDTAGRLHTKGGLMDELTKIRRVIEKQAPISEVLLVLDATTGQNGVMQAQAFLEHAGVTGLVITKLDGSAKGGFVLAVQERTGIPVKLLGQGEGIGDLTGFTPHVFAASLVD, from the coding sequence ATGGCAGAGAGCTCCTGGTCGCTCGGTCGCGCGCTGCGCGGCATGTTCGTGAAGCCGACGATCGACGAGACGACGTGGGACGACCTCGAGACGGCGCTCCTGACGGCCGACTTCGGCCCGGACATCACGGAGCGGATCGTGGACGAGCTGCGGGAGAAGGTCGAGCGCTACCGCACGACCGATCCGCGGGACCTGCAGCGCATGCTCAAGGAGACGCTCGAGGAGCACTTCGCGAAGTTCGACACGACTCTCCGGCTCACGGAGCGCCCGGCGGTGGTGCTCGTCGTCGGCGTCAACGGCGTCGGCAAGACGACGACGATCGGCAAGTTCGCGAAGTTCCTGCAGCGCTACGGGCGATCGGTCGTCGTCGGGGCAGCCGACACGTTCCGGGCCGCCGCCGTGGATCAGCTCGCGACGTGGGCCGAGCGCGGCGGCGCGACGATCGTGCGGCCGCAGCAGCAGGGTCAGGACCCGGCATCCGTCGCCTTCCAGACGATCGACTACGCCAAGCGCACAGGCACAGAGATCGTGCTCGTCGACACCGCCGGCCGCCTGCACACGAAGGGCGGCCTCATGGACGAGCTGACGAAGATCCGGCGCGTCATCGAGAAGCAGGCGCCGATCAGCGAGGTGCTGCTCGTGCTCGATGCCACGACGGGCCAGAACGGCGTCATGCAGGCGCAGGCGTTCCTCGAGCACGCCGGTGTCACCGGTCTCGTGATCACGAAGCTCGACGGCTCGGCCAAGGGCGGATTCGTCCTCGCGGTGCAGGAGCGCACCGGCATTCCGGTCAAGCTGCTCGGTCAGGGCGAGGGGATCGGCGACCTGACGGGCTTCACTCCGCACGTGTTCGCGGCATCCCTCGTGGACTGA
- a CDS encoding GNAT family N-acetyltransferase: MTDVATSQLTVGRIVIPATVDAPDAGPFLDMVRLANAVCLHDTGHDDLHQEPDEVLGFWQDQADWAQTGFWAERDGEIIGAVTLRYSQEEGTKTLDFDLMVDPDRWGEGVEEALLAAAEEEARTLGRTIIQTWTLHRPGGEGPTMQPSTGWGSVPADDRQTVFQLASGFTLEQVERNSAFDLRGPFDLVETMLDEAVAFAGDDYRVVTWTAPPTPDEYQDGYAYAISRMSTDVPQGGMVIEEEKWDAERVRRRDARLAAQGLLVSVACVQHVPTGVIAAYNELVISADDHTAVTHQYGTLVLKEHRGHRLGTIVKCANLLRWREIVPESPRVSTFNAEENRHMLNINEAIGFVPVSYAGAWKKVLA, translated from the coding sequence ATGACTGACGTCGCCACATCGCAGCTGACCGTCGGCCGGATCGTCATCCCCGCGACGGTGGATGCCCCGGACGCCGGCCCGTTCCTCGACATGGTCCGGCTCGCCAACGCGGTGTGCCTGCACGACACGGGCCACGACGACCTGCACCAGGAGCCCGACGAGGTGCTCGGGTTCTGGCAAGACCAGGCCGACTGGGCGCAGACCGGATTCTGGGCGGAGCGCGATGGCGAGATCATCGGAGCCGTGACCCTGCGCTACTCGCAGGAGGAGGGCACCAAGACGCTCGACTTCGACCTCATGGTCGACCCGGACCGCTGGGGCGAAGGCGTGGAGGAGGCGCTCCTCGCCGCGGCCGAGGAGGAGGCGCGCACGCTGGGGCGAACCATCATCCAGACCTGGACGCTCCACCGTCCGGGGGGCGAAGGTCCGACCATGCAGCCGTCGACGGGATGGGGTTCCGTGCCCGCCGACGACCGCCAGACCGTCTTCCAGCTGGCGAGCGGGTTCACCCTCGAACAGGTCGAGCGCAACAGCGCGTTCGATCTGCGCGGCCCGTTCGACCTCGTCGAGACGATGCTGGACGAGGCCGTGGCGTTCGCAGGCGACGACTACCGGGTCGTGACGTGGACGGCGCCGCCCACTCCCGATGAATACCAGGACGGCTACGCCTACGCGATCTCCCGGATGTCGACCGACGTGCCCCAGGGCGGGATGGTGATCGAGGAGGAGAAGTGGGATGCCGAGCGCGTCCGCCGCCGCGACGCGCGTCTGGCCGCACAGGGCCTCCTGGTGTCGGTCGCCTGCGTACAGCACGTGCCGACCGGGGTCATCGCGGCGTACAACGAGCTCGTGATCTCAGCGGACGACCATACCGCCGTTACGCACCAGTACGGGACGCTCGTGCTCAAGGAACACCGCGGGCACCGTCTCGGCACGATCGTGAAGTGCGCCAACCTCCTCCGGTGGCGTGAGATCGTGCCGGAGTCGCCCCGCGTCTCGACGTTCAACGCCGAGGAGAACCGGCACATGCTGAACATCAACGAGGCGATCGGCTTCGTGCCCGTCTCGTACGCCGGCGCGTGGAAGAAGGTGCTCGCCTAG
- the mutM gene encoding bifunctional DNA-formamidopyrimidine glycosylase/DNA-(apurinic or apyrimidinic site) lyase codes for MPELPEVEVVRAGLEPAVAGASIAGVTVLDERALTRHAGGGAHFEAALTGRRIEGAARRGKFLWLPLLPVEGATPVDAIVGHLGMSGQLLLRSPGAPAERHERVRLDIQHPSHGELAVVFADQRTFGSLAVDELIPTPDAAPGGRGTHAAAVPTQVAHIARDPLDPVFSDRGFRSALGRKNSAIKRVLLDQTVVSGVGNIYADEALWAARIHPETPANTLSTRAGNRLLLEVRAVLEKALAEGGTSFDAQYVNVNGQAGYFAHSLNAYGRTGEPCPRCGRPIVRVSFMNRSSHYCPHCQRMPRPL; via the coding sequence GTGCCTGAGCTTCCCGAGGTCGAGGTCGTTCGCGCGGGCCTCGAACCGGCGGTGGCGGGAGCGTCGATCGCGGGCGTCACGGTCCTCGACGAACGTGCGCTCACGCGGCACGCGGGCGGCGGCGCGCACTTCGAAGCGGCACTCACCGGCCGTCGCATCGAGGGCGCCGCACGGAGGGGGAAGTTCCTGTGGCTCCCGCTGCTGCCGGTCGAGGGGGCGACGCCGGTCGACGCCATCGTCGGCCACCTCGGCATGAGCGGGCAGCTGCTGCTCCGGTCGCCCGGTGCGCCGGCGGAACGCCACGAGCGGGTGCGCCTCGACATCCAGCACCCCTCTCACGGCGAGCTCGCCGTCGTCTTCGCCGACCAGCGCACATTCGGCTCGCTGGCCGTGGACGAGCTGATTCCGACACCGGATGCCGCACCCGGCGGTCGAGGCACGCACGCCGCCGCCGTGCCGACGCAGGTGGCGCACATCGCGCGCGATCCCCTCGATCCCGTTTTCTCCGACCGCGGGTTCCGGTCGGCGCTCGGGCGTAAGAACTCCGCCATCAAGCGCGTGCTCCTCGACCAGACCGTCGTGAGCGGCGTGGGCAACATCTACGCCGACGAAGCGCTGTGGGCGGCCCGCATCCACCCGGAGACGCCGGCGAACACGCTCAGCACACGTGCGGGGAATCGGCTGCTGCTCGAGGTCCGCGCCGTGCTCGAGAAGGCACTCGCGGAAGGCGGGACGAGCTTCGACGCGCAGTACGTGAACGTCAACGGTCAGGCGGGCTACTTCGCCCACTCTCTCAACGCCTACGGCCGCACGGGTGAGCCGTGTCCTCGCTGCGGGCGCCCGATCGTGCGCGTCTCGTTCATGAACCGGTCCAGCCACTACTGCCCGCATTGTCAGCGGATGCCGCGTCCGCTGTAA
- the smc gene encoding chromosome segregation protein SMC, with amino-acid sequence MHLKSVTLKGFKSFAQPTTFAFEPGVTCIVGPNGSGKSNVVDALAWVMGEQGAKTLRGGKMEDVIFAGTATRGPLGRAEVQLTIDNADGVLPIEYSEVTISRTLFRNGASEYAINGETCRLLDVQELLSDTGLGREMHVIVGQGRLDSVLQASPEERRGFIEEAAGILKHRRRKEKTIRKLEAMEANLMRLSDLAGELRRQLKPLGRQAEIAREAATIAAVVRDAKARLFADELVGLRTELADHTRSEQERHAERLVLQDQLDNVRARIEVLEADQRSEAVDRARKVAFELERVQERIRGLYTLAGQRLALLSEGDGDDPGAHTTVSQATIDEARAEIDDIAGGLGDAQDAAAEAAREVMRARAELDALDADIAAQSALVSEHDMRITALRGTAEAAASALAAVRTAVERQQKALDAALARRAEAEETLAGIDPDLVAEGTSAEHAAAYERAQREATDAETEVGALRERLHAAERELDSLTAQTKTLSRALDVRNAAADIVARGGAGVRGLIGDAIKVKAGYEAAIAAVLGPLAEGVLVETADDAFGVAAIARDGDLGVVDIAIARASRAPTPVAAIHGAVAAADVITAPDGVVGILAQALIADDLDAARRITEQAAASSGGGTVTVVTRAGEVVTAHTVRAGSGQGRSRLELAAERDAATQRLTEITVIADSLREALADQVRELEGARQRTKAALETLRAHDAALAAHAEQVNRATVRHEAAIAECDRLAAGLAQAQAAVEDAAGSARVAEEQLTLALEAPRPILDASARDGLLAALEASREGEMRTRLDVETLRERVRAGEARVVQLERQREREREAAAEAARRAVIRRRQREIAADVTAQLPPLLDSVDRSVTQARLDLATAESARTALTQELAELRVQESGARERLAGLTESVHGLELQIHEKRLHVTSLLERVGSELGLDESILVSEYGPDQPIPVESDNDEEATEPFDRGRQRRRLQEAERKLSQLGRVNPLALEEFAALEQRHKFLTEQLADLTQTRKDLLTIIEELDERMQTIFLAAFEDTRTAFGDVFPILFPGGTGSISLTDPDNPLTTGIEVAVRPVGKKIERLSLLSGGERSLAAVALLTAIFKARPSPFYILDEVEAALDDANLGRLLGVFEQLRESSQLIVITHQKRTMEIADALYGVSMRQDGVSAVVGQRVGERVAS; translated from the coding sequence ATGCACCTGAAGAGCGTGACGCTCAAAGGGTTCAAGTCGTTCGCGCAGCCCACGACCTTCGCCTTCGAACCGGGTGTGACCTGCATCGTCGGTCCCAACGGATCGGGCAAGTCCAACGTCGTCGACGCCCTCGCGTGGGTGATGGGCGAGCAGGGCGCGAAGACCCTCCGCGGCGGGAAGATGGAAGACGTCATCTTCGCCGGAACGGCCACCCGCGGTCCGCTCGGACGCGCCGAGGTGCAGCTGACGATCGACAACGCCGACGGGGTGCTCCCCATCGAGTACTCCGAAGTCACCATCAGCCGCACGCTCTTCCGCAACGGCGCGAGCGAGTATGCGATCAACGGCGAGACGTGCCGCCTCCTCGATGTGCAGGAGCTGCTCAGCGACACCGGCCTCGGCCGTGAGATGCACGTCATCGTGGGTCAGGGCCGGCTCGACAGCGTTCTGCAGGCGTCGCCCGAAGAGCGTCGCGGCTTCATCGAGGAAGCCGCCGGCATCCTCAAGCACCGGCGGCGCAAGGAGAAGACCATCCGCAAGCTCGAGGCGATGGAGGCGAACCTGATGCGCCTCAGCGACCTCGCCGGCGAGCTCCGCCGCCAGCTGAAGCCCCTCGGACGCCAGGCCGAGATCGCCCGTGAGGCCGCGACGATCGCCGCCGTGGTGCGCGACGCGAAGGCGCGCCTGTTCGCCGATGAGCTCGTCGGATTGCGCACCGAGCTGGCCGACCACACGCGCAGCGAGCAGGAGCGCCACGCCGAGCGGCTCGTGCTGCAGGATCAGCTCGACAACGTGCGCGCCCGGATCGAGGTGCTCGAGGCCGACCAGCGGTCCGAAGCCGTCGACAGGGCCCGCAAGGTGGCGTTCGAGCTCGAGCGCGTGCAGGAGCGCATCCGTGGCCTGTACACGCTGGCCGGGCAGCGCCTCGCGCTTCTCAGCGAGGGCGACGGCGACGACCCCGGGGCTCACACGACCGTGTCTCAAGCCACGATCGACGAGGCGCGCGCCGAGATCGACGACATCGCGGGCGGTCTGGGCGACGCTCAGGATGCTGCGGCTGAGGCGGCACGCGAGGTTATGCGTGCGCGCGCCGAGCTCGACGCCCTCGATGCCGACATCGCGGCGCAGAGCGCTCTCGTATCGGAGCACGACATGCGGATCACCGCGCTCCGCGGAACCGCGGAGGCCGCGGCATCCGCTCTCGCCGCCGTCCGCACGGCGGTCGAGCGCCAGCAGAAGGCGCTCGATGCGGCACTCGCCCGCAGGGCCGAGGCGGAGGAGACGCTTGCGGGCATCGACCCGGACCTCGTCGCCGAGGGGACGTCGGCAGAGCATGCCGCGGCGTACGAGCGCGCGCAACGCGAGGCGACGGATGCCGAAACCGAGGTCGGCGCCCTGCGGGAGCGGCTGCACGCCGCCGAGCGCGAACTGGACTCGCTGACGGCGCAGACGAAGACGCTCAGCCGGGCACTCGATGTGCGCAACGCGGCCGCTGACATCGTCGCGCGCGGCGGAGCGGGCGTGCGCGGACTCATCGGCGACGCGATCAAGGTCAAGGCGGGCTACGAAGCGGCGATCGCCGCCGTGCTCGGCCCCCTCGCGGAGGGTGTGCTCGTCGAGACGGCCGACGACGCCTTCGGGGTGGCGGCAATCGCCCGCGACGGCGACCTGGGCGTCGTCGACATCGCGATCGCGCGTGCGTCGCGCGCCCCGACGCCGGTTGCGGCGATACACGGTGCGGTCGCTGCCGCGGACGTCATCACCGCGCCCGACGGCGTCGTCGGGATCCTGGCGCAGGCTCTCATCGCCGACGATCTCGACGCCGCCCGCCGGATCACCGAGCAGGCTGCGGCTTCGTCGGGCGGAGGAACCGTCACGGTCGTGACCCGTGCCGGCGAGGTCGTCACGGCGCACACCGTACGAGCCGGATCGGGTCAGGGTCGCTCCCGCCTCGAGCTTGCGGCCGAACGGGACGCCGCGACCCAGCGCCTCACCGAGATCACCGTGATCGCGGACTCCCTGCGCGAGGCCCTTGCCGACCAGGTGCGCGAGCTCGAAGGCGCGCGGCAGCGGACGAAGGCGGCGCTCGAGACGCTGCGGGCGCACGATGCGGCTCTCGCCGCACACGCCGAGCAGGTCAACCGGGCGACGGTGCGCCACGAGGCGGCGATCGCCGAATGCGATCGCCTCGCGGCCGGCCTCGCCCAGGCGCAGGCGGCGGTCGAGGATGCGGCGGGTTCGGCGCGCGTCGCCGAGGAGCAGCTCACGCTCGCACTCGAGGCGCCTCGGCCCATTCTCGACGCCTCGGCGCGTGACGGCCTGCTCGCGGCCCTCGAAGCCTCGCGCGAGGGCGAGATGCGCACACGGCTCGACGTCGAGACGCTGCGCGAGCGCGTGCGCGCCGGAGAGGCCCGCGTCGTACAGCTCGAGCGCCAGCGCGAACGGGAGCGAGAGGCGGCGGCCGAAGCGGCACGGCGCGCGGTCATCCGTCGCCGACAGCGGGAGATCGCCGCCGACGTCACCGCCCAACTGCCACCGCTCCTCGACTCGGTGGACCGGTCCGTCACCCAGGCCCGCCTAGACCTCGCAACCGCCGAGAGCGCTCGCACCGCGCTCACTCAGGAACTGGCCGAACTGCGGGTCCAGGAATCCGGGGCCCGTGAACGACTGGCCGGCCTCACCGAGAGCGTCCATGGGCTCGAGCTGCAGATCCACGAGAAGCGCCTGCACGTCACCAGCCTGCTCGAGCGCGTCGGCTCCGAGCTCGGCCTCGATGAGAGCATTCTCGTTTCGGAATATGGGCCGGACCAGCCGATTCCGGTCGAATCGGACAACGATGAGGAGGCGACCGAGCCTTTCGACCGCGGCCGGCAGCGCCGGCGGCTTCAGGAGGCGGAGCGCAAGCTCTCCCAGCTCGGACGTGTCAATCCGCTCGCCCTGGAGGAGTTCGCGGCCCTCGAGCAGCGCCACAAGTTCCTGACCGAGCAGCTCGCCGACCTGACGCAGACACGCAAAGACCTGCTCACGATCATCGAAGAGCTCGACGAGCGGATGCAGACGATCTTCCTCGCGGCTTTCGAGGACACCAGGACCGCCTTCGGCGACGTGTTCCCGATCCTGTTCCCCGGAGGGACGGGAAGCATCTCGCTCACCGACCCGGACAATCCCCTCACCACCGGGATCGAGGTGGCGGTGCGACCCGTGGGCAAGAAGATCGAGCGGCTCTCGCTGCTGTCGGGCGGTGAGCGGTCGCTCGCAGCCGTGGCTCTTCTGACCGCGATCTTCAAGGCGCGCCCCAGCCCCTTCTACATCCTCGACGAGGTGGAGGCGGCGCTCGACGACGCCAACCTGGGGCGCCTCCTCGGTGTCTTCGAGCAGCTGCGCGAATCGAGCCAGCTCATCGTCATCACCCATCAGAAACGCACGATGGAGATCGCCGACGCCCTGTACGGCGTCTCGATGCGTCAGGACGGTGTCTCGGCCGTCGTCGGCCAGCGCGTCGGGGAGCGCGTCGCGTCGTGA
- the lipA gene encoding lipoyl synthase, which produces MSAAVPEGRKLLRLEVRNAQTPIERKPEWIKTKAKMGPEYQALHSLVKTEELHTVCQEAGCPNIYECWEDREATFLIGGSQCTRRCDFCQIDTGKPADYDTDEPRRVAESVQRMRLRYSTVTCVARDDLADGGAWLNAETVRQIHALNPGTGVELLATDFNGDPSLLGQVFDARPEVFAHNVETVPRIFKRIRPAFRYERSLDVLTQARDAGLITKSNLILGMGEEPEEVVQALQDLHDAGTDIITITQYLRPTPRHLPVARWVKPDEFVAFKEEAERIGFLGVLAGPLVRSSYRAGRLWAQSMISKGRDIPPHLAHIAQDVHAERGFAQAV; this is translated from the coding sequence GTGAGCGCCGCCGTCCCCGAAGGCCGCAAGCTCCTGCGGCTAGAGGTGCGCAACGCGCAGACCCCCATCGAGCGCAAGCCCGAGTGGATCAAGACGAAGGCGAAGATGGGGCCCGAGTATCAGGCGCTCCACTCGCTCGTGAAGACCGAGGAGCTGCACACGGTCTGCCAGGAGGCCGGCTGCCCGAACATCTACGAGTGCTGGGAGGATCGCGAGGCGACCTTCCTCATCGGCGGCTCGCAGTGCACGCGCCGCTGCGACTTCTGCCAGATCGACACGGGCAAGCCCGCGGACTACGACACGGACGAGCCGCGGCGCGTCGCCGAGAGCGTCCAGCGCATGCGGCTGCGGTACTCCACCGTCACCTGCGTAGCCCGTGACGACCTCGCCGACGGCGGGGCGTGGCTCAACGCCGAGACGGTCCGGCAGATCCACGCGCTCAACCCCGGCACCGGGGTCGAGCTGCTCGCGACCGACTTCAACGGCGATCCGTCGCTCCTGGGCCAGGTGTTCGATGCGCGCCCCGAGGTCTTCGCCCACAACGTCGAGACAGTGCCTCGGATCTTCAAGCGCATCCGGCCCGCATTCCGCTACGAGCGGTCCCTCGACGTGCTGACTCAGGCGCGCGACGCGGGCCTCATCACGAAGTCCAACCTCATCCTCGGCATGGGCGAGGAGCCCGAAGAGGTCGTCCAGGCGCTGCAGGATCTGCACGATGCCGGCACGGACATCATCACGATCACGCAGTACCTCCGCCCGACTCCGCGCCACCTGCCCGTGGCGCGCTGGGTCAAGCCCGACGAGTTCGTGGCGTTCAAGGAGGAGGCCGAGCGCATCGGCTTCCTCGGCGTGCTGGCCGGTCCGCTCGTCCGCTCGTCCTATCGCGCGGGCCGGCTCTGGGCTCAGTCGATGATCTCGAAGGGCCGCGACATCCCTCCCCACCTCGCGCACATCGCGCAGGACGTGCACGCAGAGCGAGGCTTCGCTCAGGCGGTGTGA
- a CDS encoding MSMEG_6728 family protein — MQTFLPYPSFAESAAALDRSRLGKQRVETLQLLRANTVPNYGWRHHPAAKMWRGYLPALVAYGLAMTDAWTAQGRPDTVRPQLLEFAPGVDGVPQDELDMPAWIGDEAFHLSHRSNLVRKDPEFYRPLFGGIPDDLPYIWPAPAF, encoded by the coding sequence GTGCAGACCTTCCTGCCCTACCCTTCGTTCGCCGAGTCGGCCGCCGCTCTCGATCGCTCGCGCCTGGGCAAACAGCGCGTCGAGACGCTGCAGCTGCTGCGTGCCAACACCGTTCCCAACTACGGGTGGCGGCACCACCCGGCCGCCAAGATGTGGCGTGGCTACCTTCCCGCGCTGGTCGCGTACGGTCTGGCGATGACGGATGCCTGGACCGCCCAGGGCCGGCCCGACACGGTGCGCCCGCAGCTCCTCGAGTTCGCGCCCGGAGTGGACGGCGTCCCTCAGGACGAGCTCGACATGCCCGCGTGGATCGGCGACGAGGCGTTCCACCTCTCGCACCGGTCGAACCTCGTCCGAAAGGACCCGGAGTTCTATCGCCCCCTCTTCGGCGGCATTCCGGACGACCTTCCTTACATCTGGCCCGCTCCGGCCTTCTGA